The nucleotide sequence GTTTCCGCGGGTTGTACCGAGATGTAAAAAGGGGCTGTAAGCCCCTTTTTACAATGAAAATACTGACTGAAAATAATGTTTCTACGTTGACCTGTCCTTAACCGGCATTACGGTATTGCTCACGTCATCTTTTCGATAAACTCATCAACAGGAATTGCCGGAAGGGTGATAATCTGTATGGTTCCCCTTGAACCAAGCTCGATGGAGAGTTTTGCTATCGATTCATTATTGGGCGCCTCCAGAATATTTATAAAATCATACTGTCCGAGAACTGCATACTGTGCAAGAACCTTTGCGCCCATATTTTCGATCTCACGATTGACTCCCTCTATTCTTTCAGGATGTTTTTTGATC is from Syntrophorhabdaceae bacterium and encodes:
- a CDS encoding GYD domain-containing protein, which encodes MPIYIMFSTLTDEGRKTIKKHPERIEGVNREIENMGAKVLAQYAVLGQYDFINILEAPNNESIAKLSIELGSRGTIQIITLPAIPVDEFIEKMT